TCTGTGGCCAGGGAGTCCAACCAAAATCCAAGCAATTGAAACTAGCAACTTAACCTTGCTGTTATGCCAGCCAATCCAAGTAATTAGACTGTCCTAAATCACCAAAAATTACAAGTAGATACCGAATGCATGAATTAAACAGCGGCAGAGAGCTGCAGATTGAGATCTAAGCAAAAATCTCCCCAAGTCGATCTTTCCTCCCATGCGTTAGATACCGCACATCCCCAAATCCGAGGTGGATGAAAACCAACCCTGTCAGTCGTTACAGGACACGCGGCAACCCAGCCCAACCCCCACCCAATCGCGCCACGCAGCACTCACACCGCggcttcccccccccccccacaggAATCCCAGCGTTCCCCCGTGGACCGTCACGGAGCTAGGCCACAATCACCACTACCCCCAATCTAGTAGCAgcgagggaggagaggcgtACGGGTAGAGCGCGAAGGCCCGCTGCACGACGTAGACGGCGTTGTCGTACTTGGTCCGCAGGCGGCGGTCGCTGCTCGCCCGCACCGCCCGGTCGATCTCCATCCCCCCCACTCCTCCTCCAACCCctgcggagagagagagagagagactgagAGAGATCGCCCGCCCCGCCCGCCCTCCGCGGAGAGGACCAGCGAGCGTCTAGCAGCGGAGGAACTCGTCGGCCGGCTGGCTTCGGAGggcgtcgtccgccgccgcagcccgcGCTGCgccggaggagagagagagagagagagagagagagagagagagagaggcttcTCCTTCCACAagagaagggaagggaagggatgGATAGAGGGGGGCACGCTGCGGATGCTATTTCTGCGTTGGagatctctctctttctcttctcacTTCTTCCTCGGCTTCCGCTTGGCTCGGGGAGGATATCTGGTGCGGATCCTCCGCAACCGCTCACTGGCAACTGGGCCCTACAGGCTATatggcccacctgtcagtgagcaGTGCCGCGGAGGATCTGAATGGCTCGCTCGGTCTCTCCCCATTCTTGCGATGTTTTTTTCTCCGGCGCGCGAGTCTCCTGGCGCGCACGGGGGACGGATCATGGACCCGGCACGCCGCTGACGTGGCCTGGGAGGGTGAGGCCTTCGCTGTTTGCTCCAGCTTCCACCGATTTTGGTgcgttctttttattttttctccacATTTTTATGGGTGATTTCCGGATtatagtgtttttttaaaacggtttatttattatactCCGAATTATCTTTCTTGGATAGATTTTTTAACTCTGTAGAGTTAatctttatcatttatattaaataatatctATCAAAAGATAAGATGATCGTGggaaatttaagtttttttttctacttttacGGGtggtcaaaataaatttatcactcgctgtctatgacatgtgggttctTATGAGTCTATGGTATATGGGTTCAGTGTCAAATCTGTTACGAAAGTCCGTacgagtggcaaaaagttaaatgtcccGATGATCTTTCGGCTTCATCTCGCAAAAGAGCACACCGCAGTCGTGTCACGTCCTATTTTTCGAGATGGCAAACAAGTTGAGGCTCTTGTCACACATAGAGATGTACAAGAATCCAAATCTTTTAGCCCATAAAATTCAATAGCCATATATAAGAAGCGATTGAAATTGTACGGAGGTTTgagccaaaaatatataaaggatAAGTTATGTTACGAAAGGACTCGTTGACCTTGGTTCTTTACCACCCCTCATATGAGAGATAAAGTGTGTGttattttggataaaaatgtGTGGAATCAATTTGCTCACGTAAAATGAGCTAAGGTATTATCAcatgattaatcatgtattaattattttaaacttgaaaattagtacaaataaatgtagttatttaaaacttaccgtgatatttattaatttgtgtGTAATGTGTGTACGCGGAAAGCTTATTTGCATTGGAGTATTCTAACTCTATCTCATAAAGACTTCATTTTTAGTATCCCTCCtttgtcataaaaatattatttcttgAGTAATTATTGTAGTTATTGTATTGGAGTTTGGTAAAAtgagataaatttattaaaagttaaaaaaagtaGGGAACAAATAAACTGATATTTGAACAAACGAAGGATGTTCCAgtcttttatgtttttatactgGTGTGCATGAGATACGTTAAAAATCAAGTTTTCTTTCATGAAGAGAGTATGATGTGTTCcccttttatatattttctgaaGAATAAATTGATACAATATATTTAATCCCAAATGACAAATTGATCGAGCATATGTCGTATGCACCAAGGGTATAGGTTCGAGCATTGAGAGTGTGGAATTTCACAGTTATGGTATAATCAGAATCAGATCCTCTGTCATTGCATATTAATGACAAACAAGACACAGTGTAGTGACATTGACATTGGCAGAATCTCATGCGTTATTTAGAGACGGATGGCTATGGATTCCCTACTACAgtacaaaacaataaatttattattattttgtctaGAGTGATTTGTTATGGTATCGCACAACACGTCTGCTCCATTGTCCTGCCATTCTTCTCTATGTGTTTTACTATACTAGCCTGCTATTGCTTTAACATTAATATCAGGTGATCCAAATTCGGTCtaatcaatttctttttcaacaacGGATTTCTATTTTGACGTGAAAATCCTAAATATCCTCTTACTTAGTCATATTTTACCAGCCTTTTCATCCAAACAATGAAACATATTATTTGCTCCACACTTCAAAGCACatgttttctcaaaaaaacaaaaacttatCATGTGTTGCTTCCACcacttattttaaactttgctAAGTTCATCTCTTAAAATATTGAACCTATCCCTAACAAACCGATAAATTCATGGTAACAACCTGCTCAACGATGCAAGTCACTCGAAGTAACTAAGcgggtgtttgtttccctgaattttttttaatccccttggacactaattagaagtattaaatataaactatttataaAACTCATCACATACTttagactatttcgcgagacaaatctattgagcctaattagtctataattagcgaatgtgaggctacggtaaacatttgctaattgtggattaattagactttaaaaatttatctaatgaaatagtctttatttatgcaattagttttattatcagcctatatttaatactgaAAAAAATCCCTAGATCCAAATAGCCCCTAACTTTAGCGATCTGATTGGTCTtcacatatgtatataaaatcgAGCACATGGCATTTCCTTTGGCGCATAAAAGAAACGGTTTGGACTTAGCCCTTTGGGTTAGGTTAATTACTTTACTTGCTCTACTCCTTACCGAGTCTTCAGATTAGGTAGGTGTTGGATAGATTTTGGATGGACATGCACATTCGCATGACGACGTGCCCATGCTGCTGCGGGTAGCCAGCCAGCGAGCAGCGACGTCCATAGACGAAGCTACTCTCACATGCGCACAAAATGCACCATCGTTGTGCCGTGGCGTGGCTGAATTGAACGAGCGTGAGAGAGTTCGTTACTCGAAAGTTGTGGCCATACATTTccatttatctaaaaaaatgcgGTAGTGACCATACGTCCAGGGTTCGCAGTTCGTAGccagaaattaatttatttttaggacGGATGAAGCATTAGTACTCCATTATTTCGAATTATGTGGTGAATTATTTCGTTAGTAGAAGAATTTAACCAAATATTACTCTGTCaggatataatttttatgaaaaaattgatgttaTTAGATTCCTAtttgaaagtatttttttatgattatactTTTTATCGCGTAAGTGATAATTAACAGAATATTTTGGTTAAACTCTTGTACTaacgaaataaaatatattatatattttgaaataaaatgagtactgcttttttaataaactatCGTTTTGGTTCTTGTGAGAAGGAAAGCCAAAGACGAAAGAGGTGATGCCCAACAATCTCACACAGATGCTAACTTAAGTGCATTGTTACTAGGCGTGGGTATAGTAGCgtagtaaaatttagatttagttgcgtatttttataagaataTTAAGTATATTATCTGAAACTTTGATacgatatatttattgattcatctattttaacatgatatatgatGCGCATATTTATcatcaaattatatattttagttttaattttacccTTATAAGATTTCTGCTACACATACTACCGttatagtataataaaatcagatcCGTTGAATCTAGAGGAATGAACAGCTCATAATCATTCCAGTGTACCAAAAAAACCCTAACTTAATGGATAACGTGTTACGATGGGGAAGACCGTATGATTGGAATAAGGAAATGAGTGAAAGGTTAAGATTAAATGAGACATGACGAATCCATGGCTAGGATTGGAAGACACACTTCCAAGgtgggaaaatattttccaagTCCCATCATATAAAACAAACCCAAAGAGTAAAAGGCATGAGGGTGCATACAACTTAAACTTATAGTTGTACCATCTAAatctataaacttaaaaattactacctccgtttcataatgtaagatgtttgactttttttattataacatttgatcattcgtcttatttaaaaatttagtacaaatataaaaaatgacatgtcatgtttaaagttcttttgataataaaataagtcataagcaaaacaaatgaaatttttataatattttgaataagacaaatggacAAACATTGCaaggaaaaaagtcaaacatcttatattatgaaacggagtgaATATATCTTTAGACCCCAAACATGCTGAAGGTACCATTGATGGTCCAAAATCCCACGTAGCACACCAAATGgatgctgacgtggcatgatTACTAACCCTAAGCTGACTAACGTGTGCGGGCCAGTTGCATGATTTGTTTCccctattttttcttctttttatttttttcctattttctttACGAGCCagaatttaactttaaaacttaattttagatttgttttGAGGTTTTCACCGGCTCGTTTTCAACATTTGCCTCTAAATCGCAATGGACACATAATAAAAGTTATCCACGtactatttttattgctaATAAGTGGTTTCGTCTATAATTTTCAACCGTTTACAATTATATACAAGCACAACTGTACCAGTTTCCAATTGGATTATATGAGCATAGTATTCACATAGGAGCACCcatgaattaatatatactactcAGTCCGTTTCATtctgtaaaactttttagctacgcctatattcatctattatctattgatcaatgtatgttaatggtatatatgtctagatttattagtatccatatgaatctaagtaatgttagaaagtcttatatattatgaaacagaggtagtatcgTTTTTGTACACATGATACGTCAAAAGGTTTTAAGTGTAAAACCTTGCTTTATTTTTCCCTAAACCTTCACAATTGATGTGTATTccatttctctaaaatttcatGAGTTTGATCTACAAACGACTCATCTGTTGTTGTCGTGGCTTGGCACTCGTGATTGAACTGGTTTCAGAATATCCATCAACTTCCTTCTTTTTGTTAACCTTATTTGCTCTACCGGCCCTTTCAAGCGTTCCATCTGTCAGCATGTACGCCGGTTTAAACCCCCCTAGCCCATCACTCAGCTGTGCATTTGGGACAGTATCATGTATGCTACCAATAGAAGTATACCTGAAACCATAGCAAGGGCAAATGAATTGCATCATTGATCTAAAAGTTCACATGAAAGAGTGAAAACCTCTATGGCAACCTAGGTTACAAGTTAAGAGTTTTTACCGAATGAGCTGAAGGTTTAGAAATCAGAATGTCCACATGTATCgataattttgtaaatgatGTGATAAATTGTGCCCTAACCCACAAGGGAACATGAAGATTAACATCTACCAAAAAATGTGTGACAGTTGAAAAGAACATACCCTTGATCATAAAGGCTACAGTAGTTGACCTTGCAGGTCAAGAGGAAAGACCAAACGTCCCTATCAAAGCAAAGCATTAGAATTGGCAACTCTCAAAATTGAAGGTAAAGTACTTTGATTGATTCACATGATAAAGAGACCAACCTATAAGACCAATCCAAGATTGGATTCACCCTCATGAAAGGAGGCCAGCCAGGGGAACTAGGAGAGAACTCCTCTTGACCAACCTGAAATTGCACCATTTAACTACTATTACTACTGGCAAGATTAAAACCAAAACGGTACATGGgaagtaaaataattttagactaATGCAGAAGAATCATTCAGGAGAGTTACCGCATTCGGATCGCCATTTCTAGTGCCAAGGAAAATTGCTTTGGTAGGCTTCTCCTTCAGCAGGGCTTCTAGGCCAGACTTGAAATCTGTCCGGATAGTTTCCAGTGGCAAACCGTAGCTGCATAATTGAAGAAGTGTacagttcaatttttttcttcttacaGACAATCAAAATTCAGGGCAACAAACAGATAGACAAAAGAAAACAGGAACAAGAACAAATCTTATCGAATCATTACGTCGAAGCAGTATCATAAGTGAACGAGTTGATTTCAGGAAAAGCAGTAGGATCTTCAAAGTAAATGGTCCGCATGGGGCAGTTTTGAATGGTACAGTCCGTTTGATCCCCATTGCCTGAACTTGTTCTGTGCAGGTAGTAGCCAGCTCGAAGCAAATGCAACAGCACCTATCGATTTGTCACGTTGTTATGTTGTCAGTTGGAACTGGCCATCAGTAAATTAATTGAAAAACAAGCAAAGGGAAACGTAGAGGTGTTACAGTTGAATCTTTGCCACCGTTGAAGCTAAAGGCGATTTCGTCGAACCTACAACAAAAGTGGGCAATGATAAGTACAGTGtgcaattaaaaattatgtaacaATACCGAAATACCAGTCCATCatattcagagaaaaaaataaagacgaCTGAAAGTTGTCTCaggattaaaattaaaattaagagCACTACTATTCGGGGTTTACAAAACCGACATAAACCGGTCCGGATTcgcataataaaaaattccccGACCTTATCGTTAGCATAAAccgtttggtttttaaaaaatgattcgTCAACGTTTTCGTGGAATGCGGATTTTATCATCTATGCCTTCTCTGACGCAGAGAGACGTGTAGGctgattatttaaaatttttgacattgAAATTGGATTTGATTTGGGGTTTCTTCGTTGTAGGGGGTAATTGTTTGGATTTCATGAAAAActccaaacgatatatttagaaacaaaaaataatttataaataaaacttttataaccgtatttttagcgatctaaaagccaaatctgaaaaataaattcagtgaaaaaataatcataaaatcaactctgaattcagtgaataaaacttttataaccGTATTATAAGCACattgaagaaaaagatgaggatgctcgtttattttttagccttttccTTGTTCGCTTATAAATAGGCCAAGTTAATTTTCCTCAAAAGCCAAACTATGCGAGACATGACAAACTAATAGCTGCAGTTAAAAGAGACGACACGCTATAATATTTGCACTCATCGCTTCAAGTTCAAGCAGATGGTAAGGAAAGATGTAAcgtattattatatatgttgtatctttgctctatattttttttccaattttttcatGGCTTTTTCGTGACGCtttctaaactactaaatattatatcttttacaaattttcctatataaaagtttatcatcttatctttttaaaatagaattttaagTTTGTAGTTTATAATTCTATAGTTTacactattaaataattatcccaggaatcagataatcttttatccgAAAACCGAAAAAGAACACACCACATAAGATGTTTTCGTTTtacctatatttattttcaactttGAATATACAGTTAATCTCAATCTTTTCCAAAATCACTAATAGCTTCGTCATGTATCATCAATGGCGGAGGAGGAACGCTTACGGGTAGAGAGCGAAGGCTCGCTGGACGACGTAGACGGCGCGGCCGTACTTGGCGCGCATCACGgagtcgccgctcgcccgcaccgccgcctccacctccatcgccgccggccggtccGTCCGTCGGTCAAGTTTTCCGACGAGATCAGAGCAGCGCGCCGGCCAAGAAGCTTGTACACAACGAGggaaataaaatcaaattcgaGGGAATCGATCGTTTAATACTGCCGCCGAGAGAGTTATTCTGCAAATCGGATTAGAACTATAGCTTGAGGGACCCGAATTGGACTCGTTTTCCCCAATTTGGCATCGGATCCGGCCCAATTAGAACCCGCGGCACAGAAACTCCAGTGGCCACCGTTTCATGTAGGATtaggccccgccgccggcgccagaaatttttggatttttaattttatttattaaataattcacaaatttgaatttttatttccatTAATCACAGATCTAACCTCATTCCGCTCTTACAGAGGACCGACAAGgtgttttatgtaaaattgcCGCTCATGCCCGAGAATTTTTCAATTGAACCACGGTTTTatactatatttataatgtatgtaattatttaatcacgGGTATTGGTTTAGCTCAGTGGTCACCACCATTCTCTTCTATCCTAACCACTGAGCTAAGCTAGTAgttgtgattaaataattacatatgttatacaatatatatatcaaaccatgATTGAAAAGTTCTTAGGCGCGAGCAGCAATTTTGCATTTCTGCGAAAAACCCTTGCCTTCCTCTGTAAGGGCATAAAGGggcaaaacacaaaaaaatcatCGACCGCCGTCATCATGTTCATTGTTGTCCTCACACCGTATACCATGTAGGCTTTCCGCAATacagagggcggcaggaggttagatATGTGATTTTTcgaatttatgaattatttaataaataaaattaaaatccaaAGAATTCCCGGCGCCACTTCCTCCTATCGGGCGACGTCCACGGGTCCTGATGGTGTGTGCGGTAGTAGTTTCTCGTTACCACGTCGGGTGCTTGGATCACAGCTGAGGGggggggattttttttaaccttttaataaataattttattactaaaccttagaaaaaaatatttttactgtatgaaccttttgatcATGCCAGTGTCGGTGGCGGGCAAGATAACGCCGTCACGCGACCTGGTTGACGTGGCAGTCTTCTGATAATGGTGTGGTCTGCCATGCTAAAAACTCTGCGTGGTAGCATTGTACCATACTGTTGGTGGTGGCGtgatcaaaagattcatatggtagaaatattttatcacaaggtttagtaataaaattatttattaaaaatatttaaaaataaaaaaattcgggGGCAGAGGGGATTGGTTTGGTGGGGGAGATGGTGAAGGTTTCATCAAGCAAAGTCTGGTatggtgagcggcggcggggagggcgagAGAAGGGGAGGCAAGGGCACGAGCGACGGCTGGGTGGCGGCATGGGCGAGAGAGGCGCAGGCGAGGCCGGGAGCGGTGGAGGCGACCATGCCCACAATGGCGGGGCGGCAGAGGCCGCGCAGCTCACGAGCTGGTCCAGCCATTCGAAGCGTACTGGAAGTGGCTCGCGACCTAGTAATTGTCGTCGTCCTATGCATCATGGCACTTGTCTGGCTCTCCTTGCCGTTCTTGTGTCTCGCCGTCGTGGCGATTGGACAGGGGTTCTTCATTGTTGTCACCTCCTGCTGGTCATTCGTCGGTCTCGTGGGCTGCTGCGGGCTGTTGCTGCTCGCCACCACTGCCCTGGTCGGACGATCGCTCGTCTACGCCGTCTGCTACGGCGGTGTTGGGGGAGAAATTGGACAAGAGCAGTGGCCTCTCTTATGCCTCTTCATGGGACCGCGTTCGGCAGCTAtactagttaacttatcttccctcgtttttcacgcgcacgctttccaaactgctaaacggtgtattttttataaaaattttctatagaaaagttattttaaaaaattattaatctattttatattttttagtaattaataattaattaatcatgtactaatctattactatgttttccgtgtcgggataagttaacttatctattCACGtccgaacgcagcctaggaGCATTATCGTCCGTCCGAGTGAGAAAAACCAATGAAAATGGTCGGATCGGAGAAATGGCAAAACAAATGTTGTGCACCGATTCAGATTGGTATTTTAAATGTGCAATCCTGCGGAGCGGCATTTTACCGAAACTAGGTATTGGGAGTGTCATAATGTCCAACTTCTCTATTTTATAGTATCACTTTTGTACACAAGAGTTTAAGTGCAGAACCTCACTTTATTTTTCCTAAACCTTCATAATTGATATGTACAacatccgtcccataataactttatttttcgatttctgtgtttaactttttgaccattcgtcttatttgaaaaatttgtaaaaaaacttaaaaaaattagccacatgtaaattactatttatattttatcatctagtaacaataaaaatattaattgcaaaaaaattaaataaaacgaagagtcaaaacattgtatctaaaagttgaaaaatagatttattttaggatggaggtagtattctATCTCTAAAATTTCATGAGTTTGATCTACAAACGACTCATCTATTGTTGTCGTGGCTTGGCACTCGAACTGGTTTCAGAATATCCATCAACTTCCTTCTTTTTGTTAACCTTCTTTGCTCTACCGGCCCTTTCAAGCGTTCCATCTGTCAGCATGTACGCCGGTTTAAACCCCCCTAGCCCATCACTCAGCTGTGCATTTGGGACAGTATCATGTATGCTACCAATAGAAGTATACCTGAAACCATAGCAAGGGCAAATGAATTGCATCATTGATCTAAAAGTTCACATGAAAGAGTGAAAACCTCTATGGCAACCTAGGTTACAAGTTAAGAGTTTTTACCGAATGAGCTGAAGGTTTAGAAATCAGAATGTCCACATGTATCgataattttgtaaatgatGTGATAAATTGTGCCCTAACCCACAAGGGAACATGAAGATTAACATCTACCAAAAAATGTGTGACAGTTGAAAAGAACATACCCTTGATCATAAAGGCTACAGTAGTTGACCTTGCAGGTCAAGAGGAAAGACCAAACGTCCCTATCAAAGCAAAGCATTAGAATTGGCAACTCTCAAAATTGAAGGTAAAGTACTTTGATTGATTCACATGATAAAGAGACCAACCTATAAGACCAATCCAAGATTGGAT
This is a stretch of genomic DNA from Oryza brachyantha chromosome 1, ObraRS2, whole genome shotgun sequence. It encodes these proteins:
- the LOC102717482 gene encoding probable FAD synthase, which produces MEVEAAVRASGDSVMRAKYGRAVYVVQRAFALYPFDEIAFSFNGGKDSTVLLHLLRAGYYLHRTSSGNGDQTDCTIQNCPMRTIYFEDPTAFPEINSFTYDTASTYGLPLETIRTDFKSGLEALLKEKPTKAIFLGTRNGDPNAVGQEEFSPSSPGWPPFMRVNPILDWSYRDVWSFLLTCKVNYCSLYDQGYTSIGSIHDTVPNAQLSDGLGGFKPAYMLTDGTLERAGRANKVNKKKEVDGYSETSSITSAKPRQQQMSRL